In one Sphingobacterium daejeonense genomic region, the following are encoded:
- a CDS encoding acyltransferase: MAEKYNFISYLRAIAAIFVVLIHASTGFLYHIDTNGFNWNYANWINAATRCSVPIFVMISGYLLLHKNENTWTFYKTRLPKLIYPFIFWTIVYLIYYFYRYTNFETLSTEKIWSIILDKVLHGANAHLWYFYMIIGLYLAIPFLRKILIQSSTREIELFLVLWLISMCFTSKPLYSVMPKFDLTFFSGYIGYLVLGYYLSIKEFKFNMNALVFALIYILMVVIGANCTNLLNQDAKKLNTFFYNYLFVTTAIAAGSLFLWVKDAVKDTKVPTWISGIDHYSFGIFLSHIIPLNFLHPLISKYFSTVWVIPLATISAVIVSIAITYAIRKLPYGKYVSG; encoded by the coding sequence ATGGCAGAAAAATATAATTTCATCAGCTACCTACGTGCTATTGCAGCCATATTTGTAGTCTTGATCCATGCGTCAACGGGTTTTCTCTACCATATTGACACCAATGGTTTCAACTGGAATTATGCCAATTGGATAAATGCCGCAACAAGATGTTCAGTGCCGATTTTTGTCATGATCTCTGGGTATCTACTCCTTCATAAAAATGAAAATACATGGACCTTTTACAAAACTAGACTTCCGAAACTCATCTATCCCTTTATATTTTGGACCATAGTCTATCTGATTTATTATTTCTATCGCTACACCAATTTTGAAACGCTTTCTACAGAAAAGATCTGGTCCATTATTCTTGATAAGGTTCTCCATGGAGCAAATGCCCACCTATGGTATTTTTACATGATCATCGGGCTTTATTTGGCGATTCCATTTTTGAGGAAAATTCTTATTCAATCCAGTACTCGTGAAATTGAGCTTTTTCTGGTTCTTTGGCTCATTTCCATGTGCTTTACCAGTAAACCACTATATTCCGTAATGCCAAAATTTGACCTCACTTTCTTTTCCGGCTATATCGGATACTTGGTCCTCGGATATTACTTAAGCATCAAGGAGTTTAAGTTCAATATGAATGCTCTCGTCTTCGCACTTATTTATATTCTTATGGTAGTAATAGGTGCTAATTGCACAAACCTACTCAATCAAGATGCAAAAAAACTAAACACCTTCTTCTATAACTACCTATTTGTAACTACAGCAATAGCTGCCGGATCCCTCTTCCTATGGGTTAAAGATGCGGTAAAAGATACGAAGGTGCCAACCTGGATTTCTGGTATTGACCATTATAGTTTTGGAATATTCCTAAGCCATATTATTCCTTTAAACTTCTTGCACCCACTAATTTCCAAATACTTCAGCACGGTCTGGGTAATCCCATTGGCAACCATAAGTGCCGTTATTGTATCCATTGCGATTACATATGCTATTCGGAAATTGCCGTATGGGAAATATGTAAGTGGGTAG
- a CDS encoding beta-lactamase family protein yields MSTGKLNNDSLTVGMMDSYSGFGWMFMDKTENEKMHFHSGGWPGYQTLIVRNPSKKQFVALLLNKMNLIGVMPIMAAVDKILKNDTPPKVSIEEFGKGVVLMDFQINPLIGTYAFTQNKNLKYHITVNDEGKLFAQLTGQPAAKVYATSELELFYTIVDATIKFKSKTMKFTV; encoded by the coding sequence ATTAGCACTGGAAAGCTCAATAACGATAGCCTAACAGTCGGAATGATGGATAGTTATTCGGGATTTGGATGGATGTTTATGGATAAAACCGAAAATGAAAAGATGCACTTCCATAGCGGTGGTTGGCCGGGTTACCAAACATTAATCGTTCGTAATCCTTCAAAAAAACAGTTTGTAGCACTTTTGTTAAACAAGATGAACCTTATTGGTGTAATGCCAATAATGGCTGCTGTAGATAAAATTCTTAAAAATGATACTCCTCCAAAAGTTTCAATTGAAGAATTTGGAAAAGGGGTAGTTTTAATGGACTTTCAAATCAATCCGTTGATAGGAACTTATGCATTCACCCAAAATAAAAACCTTAAATACCATATTACAGTGAATGATGAAGGGAAATTATTCGCCCAATTAACAGGCCAGCCGGCTGCTAAAGTTTATGCAACCTCAGAACTAGAACTGTTTTACACCATTGTTGATGCAACAATAAAATTCAAAAGCAAGACGATGAAATTCACAGTTTGA
- a CDS encoding DUF5007 domain-containing protein translates to MKTIYKFSAMLLILASIMAAGCKKVDVGYLSDNIRYGANPVVVDKGVFKIVTGIIPDNSTPPFKITLLDVRNKETGKREEAFFKESEITVWKEKYDPKTDTTLELINAKRVKEMSLPLQVIEKSGQLMFTQATDNVPPGEYLLDLQIENPNGTKKYEGITSIKVNNPVLYEISTAPYFILVEPRTGNSKRYPHDVDWFDINKIQSANTKINVSRDANGPNQIILKVYDKNGKVFPGKALEKRPSGNTFLNTWETFAYKTTVTENSVIYDYAQARFPDVYWDNQPNGVFCYYRIYDKWIESVDYVDAWNPPNSVTYKTDSNPYILQIRFDFKFNLPGTYHVDMHLKATKKDGVN, encoded by the coding sequence ATGAAAACGATATATAAATTTTCAGCAATGCTATTGATCCTTGCTTCCATTATGGCAGCAGGATGTAAAAAAGTGGATGTTGGATACTTGAGCGACAATATCCGTTATGGCGCAAACCCAGTGGTGGTGGACAAAGGGGTATTCAAAATTGTAACTGGTATTATTCCTGATAATTCAACTCCTCCATTTAAGATTACTCTTTTGGATGTGAGAAACAAAGAAACAGGCAAGAGGGAAGAAGCATTTTTTAAAGAGTCTGAAATCACGGTTTGGAAAGAAAAATATGACCCAAAGACCGATACAACATTAGAGTTAATTAATGCTAAGCGTGTAAAAGAAATGAGTTTGCCGCTTCAGGTTATCGAAAAGAGCGGTCAATTAATGTTTACCCAAGCAACAGATAATGTTCCTCCAGGGGAATATTTATTAGACCTACAAATCGAAAATCCTAATGGCACCAAAAAATACGAAGGGATAACGTCCATTAAGGTAAACAATCCAGTTCTCTATGAAATATCCACAGCACCATATTTCATCTTGGTAGAGCCTAGAACAGGAAATAGCAAAAGGTATCCTCATGACGTGGACTGGTTCGACATCAATAAAATACAAAGTGCAAATACCAAAATTAATGTAAGCAGAGATGCAAATGGTCCTAACCAGATTATCTTAAAAGTATATGATAAAAATGGAAAAGTTTTCCCTGGAAAAGCTTTGGAAAAAAGACCTAGTGGAAACACGTTCTTGAACACTTGGGAAACATTTGCATATAAAACTACCGTAACAGAAAACTCCGTGATTTACGATTATGCGCAGGCTCGATTCCCTGATGTATATTGGGATAATCAACCAAATGGCGTGTTCTGTTATTACAGGATCTATGACAAATGGATAGAGTCAGTAGATTATGTGGACGCGTGGAATCCACCAAATTCAGTAACATATAAGACAGATTCAAATCCGTATATCTTACAGATCAGGTTTGACTTTAAATTCAATCTCCCAGGAACTTACCATGTGGACATGCATTTAAAAGCAACCAAAAAGGACGGCGTTAATTAA
- a CDS encoding TonB-dependent receptor → MNSKKTYRFLYLAIAFTLGITVAKSQETPKAIINATLSGTVVDSISNLPIEGVTLQLEGVTHQVKTDKDGRFHFVTGQKLPFNLIISRIGYQKKRLVIKESPAVILLQPTQEKIDQIVVTSRRRKEQLQDVPIPITTINAATIDDARAFNVNRIKELAPTVQLYASNARNTTLNIRGLGSTYGLTNDGIDPGVGFYLDGVYLARPAATWLDFIDIEQVEVLRGPQGTLFGMNTTSGAFNVTSRTAEFNPSANFELSYGNYGFIQGKASITGPLTKKLAARVSFSGTQRNGTLYNESSGRAINNMNNLGLRAQLLYKPNDYIHITVAADKSIQKPDGYGWGVAGVVETQRADYRQFNNIIKDLGYELPYNSAFERKVDLNTQSKADNELGGISVNTDFKIGDGTLTSTTAWRYWKWVPLNDRDYLGLPVFTISAGNSAHDQYSQEFRYSGKIRENIELVVGLFGLYQDLRTDPVHTEEAGSSLWRFAQNTNSDLWKTPGLFDNFGIKTRYGIKTTSLATYTQIDWAITDKLHFLPGIRYNYDKKEAHYDRQTYGGLQTEDPALLALKNAVYTNQAFNTDASAGNFSGQLSAQYRWSRNLNAFATYAITYKPVGINVGGLPTSRGEVLLDLARVKPESVDHKEIGIKSSPNRNSILNLTFYQTDIKDYQTLVQTPEPGVNRGYLANAEKVRVQGVELDGSLRVGNYLRLNAAAAYTDGQYVKFTNAPVPLEEVGGPEAFKDISGGRLPGISKWSSSIGAEFSQNGSLIGLEGSYFLGTDLFYRSEFSSSPSPSQYLNIDGYAILNARLGFKADNGISISVWSRNLTDKKYYEQLLAAPGSYGQYAGIVADPRTFGVTIRYNLNSF, encoded by the coding sequence ATGAATTCCAAGAAAACATATCGCTTTCTATACCTCGCTATTGCCTTTACTCTAGGGATCACAGTTGCCAAATCCCAGGAAACACCAAAGGCTATAATTAATGCCACACTCAGTGGAACTGTCGTAGACTCCATTAGCAACCTTCCGATTGAGGGTGTCACATTGCAACTTGAAGGTGTAACTCACCAAGTGAAAACTGACAAAGACGGTCGGTTCCACTTTGTAACAGGACAGAAACTTCCATTTAATTTAATTATCAGCAGAATAGGTTACCAGAAAAAACGATTGGTAATAAAAGAATCCCCTGCTGTTATCTTGTTGCAACCCACTCAGGAGAAGATAGACCAAATCGTCGTAACATCCCGAAGAAGAAAAGAGCAGCTTCAGGATGTTCCCATTCCTATCACGACGATTAACGCAGCAACGATAGACGATGCTAGGGCATTCAATGTTAACCGAATCAAAGAACTAGCGCCTACAGTTCAGTTGTACGCATCTAATGCCAGAAACACAACGTTAAACATTCGTGGTTTGGGTTCTACCTACGGGCTAACCAACGATGGAATTGATCCTGGTGTTGGGTTTTATTTGGATGGTGTATACTTGGCAAGACCTGCCGCCACGTGGTTGGATTTTATAGATATTGAACAGGTGGAGGTTCTACGAGGTCCACAAGGGACTTTGTTTGGTATGAACACGACATCAGGGGCTTTCAATGTGACATCCAGAACTGCAGAATTTAACCCTTCAGCTAATTTTGAGTTGAGCTATGGCAATTACGGTTTCATCCAAGGCAAAGCGTCAATCACCGGTCCTTTGACCAAAAAACTGGCGGCTCGTGTTTCCTTCTCCGGAACTCAAAGGAACGGAACCTTATATAATGAATCTTCAGGTCGCGCAATCAACAATATGAATAATTTGGGACTAAGGGCGCAATTGCTGTACAAACCAAATGATTATATCCATATAACCGTTGCTGCAGATAAAAGCATTCAGAAGCCTGACGGATATGGCTGGGGAGTTGCGGGAGTCGTAGAGACACAACGCGCAGATTACAGACAATTCAATAATATTATCAAAGATTTAGGCTATGAATTACCTTATAACAGTGCTTTTGAAAGGAAGGTTGATCTAAACACACAATCAAAAGCTGACAATGAATTGGGAGGCATTTCAGTAAATACGGACTTTAAAATCGGGGATGGAACCTTGACCTCTACGACGGCATGGCGTTATTGGAAATGGGTTCCATTAAATGACCGCGATTATCTTGGCCTCCCAGTATTTACTATCTCCGCCGGAAATTCTGCTCACGACCAATATTCACAGGAATTTAGATACTCTGGCAAAATCCGCGAAAACATAGAACTTGTCGTTGGATTATTTGGTCTTTACCAAGACCTAAGAACCGACCCGGTACACACCGAAGAAGCTGGTTCTTCATTGTGGAGGTTTGCACAGAACACAAACAGCGACCTTTGGAAAACTCCAGGTCTGTTTGACAACTTTGGAATAAAGACGAGATATGGCATTAAAACTACAAGTTTGGCAACATACACACAGATTGATTGGGCAATAACAGACAAATTACACTTCCTGCCAGGAATTAGATATAATTATGACAAGAAAGAAGCTCATTATGATCGCCAAACCTATGGTGGGCTTCAAACTGAAGATCCTGCGTTATTAGCTCTTAAAAATGCGGTGTACACAAATCAAGCTTTTAATACAGATGCATCTGCAGGGAATTTTTCAGGCCAATTATCCGCTCAATATCGTTGGAGCAGAAATCTCAATGCTTTCGCCACCTATGCCATCACCTATAAACCCGTTGGTATCAATGTCGGCGGATTGCCCACATCTAGGGGAGAGGTATTGTTGGACTTAGCTAGAGTAAAACCAGAGTCTGTAGATCATAAAGAAATTGGTATAAAATCAAGCCCGAATAGAAATTCAATCTTAAATCTTACATTTTATCAAACGGACATTAAAGACTACCAGACCTTGGTGCAAACTCCTGAGCCTGGGGTCAACAGGGGTTATCTTGCAAATGCAGAAAAAGTTCGTGTTCAAGGAGTTGAGTTGGACGGAAGCCTTCGTGTTGGGAATTATCTTCGTCTGAATGCTGCTGCTGCCTATACGGATGGCCAATATGTTAAGTTCACTAATGCTCCAGTTCCATTAGAGGAGGTTGGCGGACCAGAAGCTTTTAAAGATATTTCGGGAGGAAGATTGCCGGGAATATCAAAGTGGTCATCCTCAATTGGTGCCGAATTTTCCCAAAACGGAAGTTTAATTGGCTTGGAAGGCTCCTATTTTTTGGGAACAGACCTTTTCTATAGGTCAGAATTCTCTTCAAGTCCCTCTCCATCCCAATATTTAAACATTGATGGCTATGCTATATTGAATGCAAGATTGGGATTTAAGGCAGATAATGGAATTTCAATCTCTGTATGGAGCAGGAATCTAACAGATAAAAAATACTACGAACAATTGTTGGCAGCTCCTGGTAGTTATGGTCAATATGCAGGGATCGTTGCTGATCCCAGAACATTTGGTGTTACCATCAGATATAATTTGAACAGTTTCTAA
- a CDS encoding outer membrane beta-barrel protein, protein MKKTIFSLLLFAVCGFKSAQAQFSRPLSVGIGGGPTINLTDLANVEAKFAGHVDVDGLITPFVSAGIHAEKGVLSGNGYASTFKNDYWAFNANAKVRLGQFMNLPNNYSYYNLQSSTFHKMLANVYVGAGAGLMKNNIESNISDLYSESVISNGGEISDDLDGFHFVVPINVGVDIPFGRGLYGPQWAINLNYQHTITTNDNLDAVINSKKDHYSYISLGVKYALFQRN, encoded by the coding sequence ATGAAAAAAACTATTTTTTCTTTACTATTATTTGCAGTTTGTGGTTTCAAATCAGCGCAAGCACAATTCTCACGTCCGCTTAGTGTTGGTATTGGAGGAGGTCCTACAATTAACCTCACGGACTTGGCCAACGTCGAAGCAAAATTCGCCGGTCATGTCGATGTAGATGGGTTAATTACCCCGTTCGTTTCAGCCGGTATTCATGCAGAAAAAGGTGTCTTAAGTGGAAATGGTTATGCGAGTACTTTTAAGAACGATTACTGGGCTTTCAATGCAAATGCTAAAGTTAGATTGGGTCAATTTATGAACCTGCCAAATAACTATAGCTATTATAATCTCCAATCAAGTACCTTCCACAAGATGCTTGCAAACGTTTATGTAGGAGCAGGTGCCGGACTTATGAAAAACAACATCGAAAGCAACATTTCAGACCTATATTCTGAATCAGTGATTTCAAATGGAGGTGAAATTTCTGATGACCTAGACGGCTTCCATTTTGTAGTGCCGATTAATGTTGGAGTGGACATCCCGTTTGGCAGAGGATTATATGGACCACAATGGGCAATCAACCTAAATTATCAACACACCATTACGACAAACGATAATCTCGATGCTGTCATAAATAGCAAAAAAGATCACTATAGCTATATTTCTTTGGGCGTTAAATACGCATTGTTTCAAAGAAATTAA
- the porK gene encoding type IX secretion system lipoprotein PorK/GldK, giving the protein MNRVFMNRIYSAVCLLLVFAIAGCNSSNNFYNAPKVNAFKGGKLPAPPGMVYIPSGTILFKGSLDSGNVGKNISLSAFFIDETEVTNKQYRQFVNWVADSIAVTDYLQDDQYFLEAASEDGEGRRINWKAVKRISPIWRSSDPTIAERIAPMLEMKGSNRGLNPEVVKYRFSYLKTKGNLKKEYVTDTVSVIPAEDIWSKDFPNAQLTSLDANYFTHQSFDFYPVVGVSWRQARAYSDWRGKEMMANLMKNSYLSGYQLTFSLPTEAQWQYAAEGKIDPRDTISGTKLTIDGDDGKEKLAVNYKQGEGTYSRDGATFTLPVKSYTPNKFGVYNMAGNVSEWTLDAYSPSAVAFVNDLNPVLLYDADEDDADALKRKVVRGGSWKDNGEQLNSETRNYSVDYEPHSYIGFRCVMSAFELPTTQSKTRKY; this is encoded by the coding sequence ATGAATAGAGTATTCATGAATCGAATATATTCCGCAGTGTGTTTATTGTTGGTTTTTGCAATTGCAGGCTGTAACTCTTCAAATAATTTCTATAATGCCCCGAAGGTTAATGCCTTCAAAGGTGGCAAATTGCCAGCTCCTCCGGGAATGGTGTACATCCCTTCTGGAACAATCCTTTTCAAAGGATCATTGGACAGTGGTAATGTGGGTAAGAACATCAGCTTAAGTGCTTTCTTTATCGACGAAACTGAAGTTACCAATAAACAATATCGCCAATTCGTAAACTGGGTAGCAGATTCAATTGCTGTTACGGACTATCTGCAAGATGACCAATACTTCTTGGAGGCTGCAAGCGAAGATGGTGAAGGAAGAAGAATTAACTGGAAAGCTGTAAAAAGGATTTCACCAATATGGAGAAGTTCAGATCCGACAATAGCAGAGCGTATTGCTCCGATGTTGGAAATGAAAGGATCAAATAGAGGCCTTAACCCTGAAGTGGTAAAATATCGCTTCTCCTATTTGAAAACCAAAGGTAACTTGAAGAAAGAATATGTGACCGACACCGTGTCGGTAATCCCAGCAGAAGACATCTGGTCAAAAGATTTCCCTAATGCACAGTTGACCTCACTAGATGCCAATTATTTCACTCACCAATCATTTGATTTCTACCCCGTTGTCGGCGTTTCATGGAGACAGGCAAGAGCATATTCCGATTGGAGAGGTAAAGAAATGATGGCCAATTTGATGAAGAACTCATACTTGAGTGGTTATCAGTTGACATTCAGTTTGCCAACAGAAGCACAATGGCAATATGCTGCTGAAGGTAAAATTGATCCAAGAGATACGATCTCAGGAACCAAATTGACAATCGATGGCGATGATGGCAAAGAAAAACTTGCCGTAAACTATAAACAAGGTGAAGGTACTTATTCACGTGATGGTGCTACGTTTACACTTCCAGTAAAATCGTATACTCCTAACAAATTTGGTGTATACAACATGGCGGGGAATGTGTCTGAATGGACATTGGATGCGTATAGCCCTTCAGCTGTGGCGTTTGTAAATGACTTAAATCCAGTTTTATTATATGATGCGGATGAGGACGACGCTGATGCGTTGAAGAGAAAAGTGGTACGTGGTGGTTCTTGGAAAGATAATGGTGAGCAGTTGAATAGCGAAACCAGAAACTATTCCGTTGACTATGAACCACATTCATATATTGGGTTCCGTTGCGTAATGTCGGCATTCGAATTACCGACGACACAAAGTAAAACCCGCAAATATTAA
- the porN gene encoding type IX secretion system ring protein PorN/GldN — MMVIAVALGISPAVAQSIDTIPDSTVVTETFIQPINDSNVMVQGEVLADTIPTTDGFYQVNNLEDAVPFAYPEVNLKNIRFYKRVWRDIDLKDERNYIYAIPGNSLMEVIMKGIETGKLTPYNPEDDSFKGKLSASEGIARFADSVLVPIFDDEGNQIDSRMTLNEFNPERVTKFRIKEDIFFDKQRGRLETRIIGVAPLMDITTSSELATSVGSTPAFWLYFPQLRYSLVKVDISDPDRGLYDMTMDDLFVQRKFASKIVRESSPGMLQQATYAGTDSTQTNNAANLEDKLETYKKKLWTTPKGVKAENLEGHEQDLKREEEEKRAREQQELQHQNRQQQQEQQSEQQLEELLQQSELQNQEGTESSTEEGATEESTFQEENTTEENQF, encoded by the coding sequence ATGATGGTAATAGCTGTGGCATTGGGAATTTCCCCTGCTGTAGCACAAAGTATCGATACGATACCAGATAGCACCGTTGTGACAGAGACCTTTATTCAGCCCATAAATGACTCCAATGTAATGGTGCAAGGAGAAGTTTTGGCTGATACCATACCCACAACAGATGGATTTTATCAAGTGAATAACTTGGAAGATGCAGTCCCATTTGCATACCCGGAAGTAAACTTGAAAAATATTAGATTCTATAAAAGGGTATGGAGAGATATCGACTTGAAAGATGAAAGAAACTACATCTATGCAATCCCTGGAAACTCCTTGATGGAAGTGATTATGAAAGGAATTGAAACAGGAAAATTGACTCCATACAATCCTGAGGACGATTCTTTCAAAGGAAAGCTTTCTGCTTCAGAAGGTATCGCAAGATTTGCAGATTCAGTATTGGTTCCCATTTTTGATGATGAGGGTAACCAAATCGATTCGAGAATGACCTTGAATGAGTTTAACCCAGAACGTGTCACCAAATTCAGAATCAAGGAAGATATCTTCTTCGATAAACAAAGAGGTAGACTGGAAACAAGAATTATTGGGGTGGCACCGTTGATGGATATCACGACGTCTTCTGAACTTGCCACTTCGGTGGGTTCAACACCAGCATTCTGGTTGTATTTCCCGCAATTACGCTATAGCCTAGTTAAAGTGGATATTTCAGATCCCGATCGAGGGCTCTATGATATGACAATGGATGACCTCTTTGTACAGAGAAAATTCGCCAGCAAAATTGTAAGGGAATCTTCTCCGGGAATGTTGCAACAAGCTACCTATGCCGGAACGGATAGTACGCAGACAAATAATGCAGCCAACTTGGAGGACAAGCTGGAGACTTACAAAAAGAAATTGTGGACCACTCCAAAAGGTGTTAAGGCTGAAAACCTAGAAGGACATGAGCAAGATCTTAAACGTGAAGAAGAGGAAAAGAGAGCTAGAGAACAACAAGAATTGCAACATCAAAATAGACAACAGCAACAAGAACAGCAATCTGAACAACAGTTAGAGGAGCTATTGCAACAGAGTGAACTACAGAACCAAGAAGGCACTGAAAGTTCAACAGAGGAAGGCGCTACAGAAGAAAGTACATTCCAGGAGGAAAATACAACTGAAGAAAATCAATTCTAA
- the porL gene encoding type IX secretion system motor protein PorL/GldL, whose protein sequence is MSRKKDNSRWLHVAISWGASIVIIGVLFKILHIGGSMANYMIGLGLTVEAILFFLMGFNPPPQEPDWTRVYPELDEKFQGELPVRSAQVVNSPQGPSATAALDKMFVDANIEPATIENLGRGLRDFGEKVSAINRISDVSLATDEFTQKLRSATSTFDNLSLAFEKASANLVAMSNTNTDTTGYHEQVQNLTSNLRQLNSMYEKELRDSASHLQSMNSFYENLKFTMNNFNESLDDSKAFKDEVNKLAKNLNALNAVYGNMLSAMNQPRV, encoded by the coding sequence ATGAGTAGAAAGAAAGACAATTCAAGATGGCTACATGTTGCCATTTCTTGGGGAGCAAGTATCGTAATTATAGGTGTTTTGTTCAAGATCCTTCATATTGGAGGTTCCATGGCGAATTACATGATTGGTTTAGGACTTACCGTGGAGGCTATTTTATTCTTCCTGATGGGTTTCAATCCGCCGCCACAAGAACCAGACTGGACCCGTGTTTATCCTGAATTGGATGAGAAATTCCAAGGTGAACTGCCTGTAAGATCTGCTCAAGTTGTAAACAGTCCACAAGGACCTTCAGCAACTGCTGCTTTGGATAAAATGTTCGTCGATGCGAATATTGAACCTGCAACAATTGAAAATCTAGGTAGAGGATTAAGAGATTTTGGCGAAAAGGTTTCTGCAATCAATAGAATCAGCGATGTATCATTGGCGACAGATGAATTTACGCAAAAGCTGCGTTCTGCAACATCAACATTCGATAACTTAAGCCTAGCTTTTGAAAAAGCATCTGCGAATCTTGTCGCTATGTCCAACACCAATACGGACACTACCGGATACCATGAACAAGTTCAAAACCTTACTTCGAACCTGCGTCAGCTGAACTCGATGTACGAAAAAGAACTTCGCGACTCTGCATCTCACCTACAATCCATGAATTCTTTCTATGAGAATTTGAAATTTACGATGAATAACTTCAATGAGTCTTTGGATGACTCCAAAGCTTTCAAAGATGAGGTAAACAAATTGGCGAAAAACTTAAATGCATTGAATGCCGTGTATGGTAACATGCTAAGTGCTATGAACCAACCTCGCGTGTAA
- the porM gene encoding type IX secretion system motor protein PorM/GldM — protein sequence MDQAVVNLDKFAAVAVAPTSYLVQGQPYAAEVFLTASDSKSQPSISVNGANLDVVDGKGVYRVPTNREGIFTWSGVIKVKQTDGSIREYRTPVQTYQVARPSAVVSPDKMNVLYIGVNNPISVSAPGTPTDKVKVSMSGGSISGSGGKYNVKVSSPGTARISVAAEVAPGKTQTLSTTEFRVKRIPDPIAQFAGKTGGAMATVAIKAQNAIFAKLDNFDFDASFKVTKFSLIIAKPRADAIVLSTSGNRLSSSMKSALNGITPGSRVIFDNIIAVGPDGTPRQLNAVALTAN from the coding sequence ATGGACCAAGCGGTTGTTAATCTTGATAAATTTGCTGCGGTAGCTGTAGCTCCAACTTCATATCTTGTTCAAGGCCAGCCCTATGCTGCAGAGGTATTCTTGACAGCATCTGACTCGAAATCACAACCTTCGATCAGCGTAAATGGAGCCAACCTAGATGTTGTAGATGGTAAAGGTGTATATCGCGTACCAACCAACAGAGAGGGTATCTTTACCTGGTCCGGTGTGATCAAAGTAAAACAAACGGATGGATCTATAAGGGAATACCGTACTCCCGTACAGACTTACCAAGTGGCAAGACCTTCTGCTGTAGTTTCTCCTGACAAAATGAACGTACTGTATATTGGTGTTAACAACCCAATTTCAGTATCGGCTCCAGGAACACCAACAGACAAGGTTAAGGTCAGCATGAGCGGCGGTAGCATCAGTGGTTCTGGTGGTAAATACAATGTAAAGGTAAGTTCGCCAGGAACGGCAAGAATCTCAGTAGCTGCTGAAGTTGCCCCAGGAAAAACCCAAACATTGAGCACAACAGAATTCCGCGTAAAAAGAATCCCTGACCCAATCGCACAATTTGCCGGAAAAACCGGTGGTGCAATGGCAACAGTGGCAATTAAAGCGCAGAATGCAATCTTTGCAAAATTGGATAACTTTGATTTCGATGCGTCATTTAAAGTAACCAAATTCTCACTGATCATTGCAAAACCAAGAGCAGATGCAATCGTTCTTTCCACTTCTGGAAACCGCTTGAGTTCTTCTATGAAATCAGCATTGAACGGCATTACCCCAGGTTCACGTGTAATATTTGATAATATTATTGCCGTAGGACCTGATGGAACTCCTAGACAATTAAACGCTGTGGCTCTGACAGCTAACTAA